A window of the Cannabis sativa cultivar Pink pepper isolate KNU-18-1 chromosome X, ASM2916894v1, whole genome shotgun sequence genome harbors these coding sequences:
- the LOC115702558 gene encoding uncharacterized protein LOC115702558, producing the protein MKYPTTQGTKSLASIRHGMGGTPGEHVVDAWKEIHVKKPSGTFVNELAAKDYEELIKELDRKRLERQSQSDTGTESESDTGYQFDVMETVLGQRSDYQRGVGKRLKGKGKKPIPQTQSTVPPQPTTEMMGTVADIFSAMRATWGVI; encoded by the exons atgaaatatccaacaacGCAAGGCACAAAATCGTTGGCGTCCATACGCCACGGAATG GGGGGTACTCCTGGAGAGCATGTAGTTGACGCATGGAAGGAGATCCATGTGAAAAAACCGTCTGGAACTTTCGTTAATGAATTAGCTGCAAAAGATTAT GAGGAACTGATCAAGGAGCTTGATAGGAAGCGACTGGAACGACAATCCCAGAGCGATACTGGAACTGAATCTGAATCTGATACTGGTTATCAGTTTGACGTTATGGAAACAGTTCTAGGCCAAAGATCTGACTATCAAAGAGGCGTGGGTAAAAGGCTCAAGGGCAAAGGAAAGAAACCAATCCCTCAAACTCAATCAACGGTGCCTCCCCAACCAACTACTGAAATGATGGGCACTGTGGCAGATATATTCTCAGCTATGCGTGCCACTTGGGGGGTAATTTGA